The Candidatus Deferrimicrobiaceae bacterium nucleotide sequence GCAGGCGCCTCCGGGATGGCGGGGGGCCAGATGATGGACCTTCGCCCCGACGCCGGGGAAGGGCAGCCCGTGCCGGGGGGAGGGAAGGCGGCGACCATCGAGGCGATCGACCTGAAAAAGACGGCGGCCCTCCTTTCCGCCGCGGCCGCGATGGGGGGGATCCTGGGCGGCGGGACCGGCGAGCAGGTGGAGGCTCTTTCCCGCTACGGGAGAGCGCTGGGACTTCTGTTCCAGATCACGGACGACATCCTGGACGAGACGGGAAGCTTCGAGGAGTTGGGGAAAGCGGTCGCCAAGGACCGGCAGCGGGGGAAACTCACCTACCCCGCCGCCCTGGGGATGGCGGAGGCCGCCGCGAGGGCGGAATCCCTCCGCCGGGAATCGCTTCTGGCCCTCTCGCCGTTCGGCGGAGAGGCGGAGATCCTCCGGGAGATCGTCCGGATGGTGGCCACAAGGAGATCATGAGTTGACCCCGCAGGGACTGCTTTCGACGATTCATTCCCCGGAGGACCTGAAGAAGGTCCCGAAGGAGAGACTCCCGGAGGTCGCCGCGGAAATCCGCGAGATGATCGTCCACAGCGTCGCGGCCAGCGGAGGGCACCTCGCGTCGAGCCTGGGCGTCGTCGAGCTGACCCTGGCTCTCCACTACGTCTTCTCGTGCCCGCGCGACCGGATCGTCTGGGACGTCGGCCACCAGGCGTACGCGCACAAGATCCTCACGGGGAGGAGGGATGTCTTCCCCACCCTTCGCACCTACGGGGGGATCTCCGGCTTCCCGCGGATCGCGGAGAGTCCGTGCGACGCCTTCGGGACGGGGCACTCCGGCACGTCGATCTCCTCCGCGCTGGGCCTTGCCGTGGCGAGGGACCTGAAAAGCGAGAGCCACAAGGTCATCGCGATGATCGGCGACGGGTCGCTCACCTCCGGGCTCGCGCTCGAGGGGCTCAACCAGGCCGGACACCAGAAGCGGGACCTCATCGTGATCCTGAACGACAACGAGTGGTCCATCTCCCAGAACGTGGGAGCCCTCTCGGGGTACCTCAACCGGATGATGACGGGCAGGTTCTACACCTCCTTCCGGAAGCGCGTCGAGATGTTCCTCAAGTCGATGCCCCACGGGAAGATGCTCGCCCGGATCGGGAAAAGGGCCGAGGAGCTCACCAAGGGGTTTATCGTCCCGGG carries:
- a CDS encoding farnesyl diphosphate synthase, whose product is MQATGDPVGAVRFVRLTSLVEESLLGFLSPDVCPIPVLLREAMEYALTSGGKRIRPAVLLSSGTAVGGEEMDLLPFACAVEYVHTYSLIHDDLPAMDDDDFRRGRPACHKAFGEAAAILAGDALLTEAFRVMGESPLAGKDPAKAVRASALLARAAGASGMAGGQMMDLRPDAGEGQPVPGGGKAATIEAIDLKKTAALLSAAAAMGGILGGGTGEQVEALSRYGRALGLLFQITDDILDETGSFEELGKAVAKDRQRGKLTYPAALGMAEAAARAESLRRESLLALSPFGGEAEILREIVRMVATRRS